The following are encoded together in the Kribbella sp. CA-293567 genome:
- a CDS encoding Gfo/Idh/MocA family protein, translated as MRFGLVGTGPWANLTQGPGLNAAEGVELVGVWGRDDAKAAALATDLKTTAYSDYAALLADVDAVAFAVPPAVQASMALEAAAVGKHLLLDKPPADSLADARALADEASAEGIASVVFFTGRFEPETRAFFEKIEATGGWKGGWSRMLAALDAPGNPFSESPWRREQRGALWDVGPHALSNLTGLLGPIGDIRAVGGEGDLVHLVLTHESGATSTASLSLSAPPAGSNFETGIWGETGTAILPRGDTPAVDAFALAATELVAAAESGDSHPVDVAFGTRVVELLASAEAQLTAGR; from the coding sequence ATGCGCTTCGGATTGGTCGGGACGGGCCCCTGGGCCAATCTGACCCAGGGACCCGGGCTGAACGCCGCCGAAGGCGTCGAGCTGGTGGGGGTCTGGGGCCGTGACGACGCCAAAGCGGCCGCGTTGGCTACAGACCTGAAGACGACCGCGTACAGCGACTACGCAGCGTTACTCGCCGACGTGGACGCGGTTGCTTTCGCCGTACCGCCCGCCGTCCAGGCCTCGATGGCGCTGGAGGCCGCGGCCGTCGGCAAGCACCTGCTGCTGGACAAGCCGCCCGCCGATTCGCTGGCCGACGCCCGGGCGCTGGCCGACGAGGCGAGCGCCGAGGGAATCGCCTCGGTGGTGTTCTTCACCGGCCGGTTCGAGCCGGAGACCCGCGCCTTCTTCGAGAAGATCGAGGCGACCGGCGGCTGGAAGGGCGGCTGGTCCCGGATGCTCGCCGCGCTCGACGCTCCCGGCAACCCGTTCAGCGAATCGCCGTGGCGGCGCGAGCAGCGCGGCGCGCTCTGGGACGTCGGTCCGCACGCGCTGTCCAACCTGACCGGTCTGCTCGGCCCGATCGGGGACATCCGCGCGGTCGGAGGCGAAGGCGACCTGGTCCACCTCGTCCTGACGCACGAGTCCGGCGCGACCAGTACGGCGAGCCTGTCGCTGTCGGCGCCACCCGCCGGCAGCAACTTCGAGACCGGCATCTGGGGAGAGACCGGTACCGCGATCCTGCCGCGTGGCGACACCCCGGCGGTCGACGCCTTCGCCCTGGCGGCGACCGAGCTGGTGGCGGCCGCTGAGTCCGGCGATTCGCATCCGGTCGACGTAGCCTTCGGCACCCGAGTAGTAGAGCTGCTGGCGTCCGCCGAGGCGCAACTCACCGCAGGGCGATGA
- a CDS encoding outer membrane protein assembly factor BamB family protein, with protein sequence MPGSAPLADDLVARYVERTRRAYRDQYLETVLDALDSLIQLSTDPTSVRLAAWFHRAVHQPGGGPAEDAESSARLAEQTLPAYGVDPIRIAEVARLIRLTGDLSTPPTDSYAPPRRDANGDVLLDAVNSILATAPARYAAHASEVRRDAGDRTAAIGRRYDEVRLLLDGHLYRTQLARQRMGGVARANLESELAGLDSELPAPWRGWQQAALAATATFSTVAATVASIAAAGAPWQVPTIEPEAGWPPLALAVLSLICAPALFRSARSSSQRSRLIAGAVVAFAVTGLLVAWAQVPVTNPAVGIGLRVPLVFSALLLLLLAGTTALVASTLRTRNARFLPSRNLGQQLSWLAAPAVIALVLLLVVQPLARGYVLGANERSEGPRRPAGERPDSVLDGGVTWVSRTLTSAGAEEAVGTKYGIAVPRQSGVVEMLDAATGELRWRYSRSDSDEKPDIVATGDGDYVLAEFADVGYLLLDANTGKRAAAWPGGTRDHSIQQADPLLVGERVSRGSDKLHGVDPDGRNRWTFEPGRCTDIGAVATSDTVVTFLGHSCGSEPDEMSGLELKSGKKLWTKSTTDMYRRPTVVGGLVVVAEPGGDSDVPVALLAIEPRTGETKWRWPVPPGWACRTLLKGAGDLLIVVDCPGPDTPQNIKSVVTAIDARTGRTAWQHAAPVNPHARVAVTADGRVVTLAAGGDSCWANVIDKTGLRRVKLPTGISCSRDLVAIGNLVLTSGPAGVIALR encoded by the coding sequence GTGCCTGGCTCTGCGCCGCTGGCGGACGACCTCGTCGCGCGGTACGTCGAACGCACCCGCCGCGCTTATCGCGACCAGTACCTCGAAACCGTCCTGGACGCGCTCGACTCGTTGATCCAGCTCAGCACCGATCCCACCTCGGTGCGGCTCGCGGCCTGGTTCCATCGGGCGGTGCACCAGCCCGGCGGCGGACCGGCCGAGGACGCGGAGTCATCGGCCCGGCTGGCCGAACAGACCCTCCCGGCGTACGGCGTCGACCCGATCCGCATCGCCGAGGTGGCCCGGCTGATCCGGCTCACCGGCGACCTGTCGACGCCACCGACCGATTCCTACGCGCCGCCCCGCCGCGACGCCAACGGCGACGTCCTGCTCGACGCCGTCAACAGCATCCTCGCGACGGCACCCGCCCGGTACGCCGCGCACGCGTCCGAAGTACGCCGCGATGCCGGTGACCGCACTGCCGCCATCGGCCGCCGGTACGACGAGGTGCGGCTGCTGCTGGACGGGCATCTCTACCGGACCCAACTCGCCCGGCAACGGATGGGCGGTGTCGCTCGCGCCAATCTGGAGTCCGAGCTTGCCGGACTCGACAGTGAACTGCCGGCGCCGTGGCGAGGCTGGCAGCAGGCGGCGCTGGCGGCTACTGCAACCTTCTCGACAGTGGCGGCAACGGTCGCCTCGATAGCCGCAGCTGGCGCGCCCTGGCAGGTCCCGACCATAGAGCCCGAGGCTGGTTGGCCACCGCTAGCTCTGGCCGTCTTGTCTCTCATCTGTGCTCCTGCGCTCTTCCGCTCGGCCCGCAGTTCCAGCCAACGCTCACGGCTGATCGCTGGAGCAGTGGTGGCCTTCGCGGTCACAGGGCTACTCGTTGCCTGGGCGCAAGTCCCAGTGACCAATCCGGCCGTCGGTATCGGTCTCCGCGTTCCACTGGTCTTCTCCGCCCTTCTACTGCTCCTGTTAGCCGGTACGACGGCCTTGGTCGCCTCCACCTTGCGCACCAGGAACGCAAGGTTCCTGCCGTCGCGGAATCTCGGCCAGCAACTGTCCTGGCTTGCTGCGCCCGCAGTGATCGCGTTGGTGCTGCTCCTGGTCGTGCAGCCGCTGGCCAGGGGCTACGTGCTCGGCGCCAACGAGCGGTCGGAGGGTCCTCGCCGCCCCGCCGGCGAGCGGCCCGACTCGGTGCTCGACGGTGGTGTCACCTGGGTGAGCCGGACGTTGACCAGCGCAGGCGCCGAGGAGGCCGTCGGGACCAAGTACGGGATCGCTGTTCCGCGGCAGAGCGGCGTGGTGGAGATGCTCGACGCGGCCACCGGGGAGCTGCGGTGGCGCTACAGCAGGTCCGACTCGGACGAGAAGCCGGACATCGTCGCCACCGGCGACGGCGACTACGTGCTCGCCGAGTTCGCCGACGTCGGCTATCTGCTGCTGGATGCGAACACCGGCAAACGGGCGGCCGCCTGGCCGGGCGGGACGCGCGACCACAGCATTCAGCAAGCCGATCCCCTGCTGGTGGGCGAGCGGGTGTCCCGCGGTTCCGACAAGCTCCATGGCGTCGACCCGGACGGCCGCAACCGCTGGACCTTCGAGCCCGGCCGCTGCACCGACATCGGCGCGGTGGCGACCTCGGACACGGTCGTCACCTTCCTCGGGCACAGCTGCGGCTCGGAGCCCGACGAGATGAGCGGGCTCGAGCTGAAGAGCGGGAAGAAGCTCTGGACCAAGTCGACGACCGACATGTACCGGCGGCCCACGGTGGTCGGCGGGCTGGTGGTCGTGGCCGAGCCCGGTGGCGACTCCGACGTACCGGTCGCGCTGCTGGCGATCGAGCCGCGCACGGGTGAGACGAAGTGGCGCTGGCCGGTACCGCCGGGCTGGGCCTGCCGCACGTTGCTGAAGGGCGCTGGGGACCTGCTGATCGTCGTGGACTGTCCGGGCCCCGACACCCCGCAGAACATCAAGTCGGTGGTGACCGCGATCGACGCGCGGACCGGTCGGACCGCCTGGCAGCACGCGGCACCGGTGAACCCCCACGCGCGTGTGGCCGTGACCGCCGACGGCCGAGTCGTCACCCTGGCCGCCGGCGGCGACAGTTGCTGGGCCAACGTCATCGACAAGACCGGGCTGCGCCGGGTGAAGCTTCCCACCGGCATCTCGTGCAGCCGCGATCTGGTGGCGATCGGCAACCTGGTCCTCACCTCAGGACCGGCAGGGGTCATCGCCCTGCGGTGA
- a CDS encoding ArsR/SmtB family transcription factor has protein sequence MSTSKALPQPDREEIRVEAVLQALGEPVRLQIVRALAEVPEGIACGELALPVTASTRAHHLRTLREAGVTSTHTEGTKRISKLRREDLEALYPGLLTGVLAAPR, from the coding sequence ATGAGCACTTCGAAGGCCCTGCCGCAGCCCGACCGCGAGGAGATCCGCGTCGAGGCAGTTCTGCAGGCACTGGGCGAGCCGGTGCGGCTGCAGATCGTCCGGGCACTGGCCGAGGTGCCCGAGGGCATCGCCTGCGGCGAACTCGCCCTGCCGGTCACTGCCTCGACCCGCGCCCATCACCTCCGCACCCTGCGCGAGGCCGGCGTCACCTCGACCCACACCGAGGGCACCAAGCGGATCAGCAAGCTCCGCCGGGAGGACCTCGAGGCGCTGTATCCGGGCCTGCTCACCGGAGTGCTGGCCGCGCCCCGCTGA
- a CDS encoding MFS transporter has product MSARIYLLAAGAFAVGTSAYVVSGVLPAVSSELHVSLTAAGQLATAFALSYAVGAPLLSTLTGRWERRTLLIAALLLAAVGNGIAAIATSYPILIAGRIVAALGAAAYTPAATLFATRFLPPEERGRAVAVVFGGLTFALVLGVPAGSLLGEPLGYRGVFALIAAVCLVVTLAVRVALPTVEAPAAVSLRERFAGLTDRRVQTVLAITVLAVLATMSVYIYVVPLLAETADLKGGTVGVLLLVYGVGAVLGNLLGGRATDRFGSLRTLTVTLIGFTVVIATLTLTATTVAGAAIALFVWSVFTWAFNPPIQNLLLELGEGGGLLLAMNASAIYLGAGLSAIAGGVVIKLVGVQMLPPIAGALGLVVIGLLVTLRRNPGLQQVEQLEPVEEPLVAVAD; this is encoded by the coding sequence ATGTCCGCACGGATCTACTTGCTGGCCGCCGGAGCCTTCGCTGTCGGCACCAGCGCGTACGTCGTGTCCGGTGTCCTGCCGGCCGTCAGTTCCGAGCTGCACGTCTCGCTGACCGCGGCCGGTCAGCTCGCCACCGCCTTCGCCCTCTCGTACGCCGTCGGCGCGCCGCTGCTGTCGACGTTGACGGGCCGTTGGGAGCGCCGCACGCTGCTGATCGCCGCGCTGCTGCTGGCTGCTGTCGGCAACGGGATCGCGGCGATCGCGACCAGCTACCCGATCCTGATCGCCGGCCGGATCGTGGCGGCACTCGGCGCGGCGGCGTACACGCCGGCGGCGACGCTGTTCGCGACCAGGTTCCTGCCGCCGGAAGAGCGTGGACGGGCGGTCGCCGTGGTGTTCGGCGGACTGACCTTCGCGTTGGTGCTCGGCGTACCGGCGGGCAGTCTGCTCGGTGAGCCGCTCGGCTACCGCGGGGTGTTCGCCCTGATCGCGGCCGTCTGTCTGGTGGTCACGCTCGCGGTCCGAGTGGCACTGCCGACTGTCGAGGCGCCCGCGGCTGTCAGCCTGCGCGAGCGCTTCGCCGGTCTGACCGACCGGCGGGTGCAGACAGTGCTCGCCATCACGGTCCTGGCGGTGCTGGCCACCATGAGCGTCTACATCTACGTAGTACCTCTCCTGGCGGAGACTGCTGACCTCAAGGGCGGCACTGTCGGCGTACTGCTCCTCGTGTACGGCGTGGGCGCTGTCCTCGGCAACCTGCTGGGTGGGCGCGCCACCGATCGCTTCGGCAGCCTGCGGACGCTGACAGTCACCCTGATCGGCTTCACCGTCGTCATCGCGACCCTGACTCTCACCGCGACCACTGTGGCCGGTGCGGCCATCGCCTTGTTCGTTTGGAGCGTCTTCACCTGGGCGTTCAACCCGCCGATCCAGAATCTCCTGCTGGAGCTCGGCGAAGGCGGCGGCCTGCTGCTGGCCATGAACGCGTCAGCGATCTACCTGGGCGCAGGCCTGTCGGCGATAGCCGGTGGTGTCGTGATCAAGCTCGTGGGCGTCCAGATGCTGCCGCCTATCGCCGGTGCGCTCGGCTTGGTCGTGATCGGCCTGCTGGTGACGCTGCGCCGCAACCCTGGCCTGCAGCAGGTCGAACAGCTGGAGCCCGTCGAGGAGCCGCTGGTCGCCGTCGCCGATTGA
- a CDS encoding RNA polymerase sigma-70 factor → MTTDLDDAAVDFARVRPRLFGIAYRMLSSVQEAEDLVQDVWLKWQPYDRGTVREPAAFLATMTTRLAINASQTARARRETYVGPWLPEPVDTSADPTLGAERGEALELAMLVLLEKLSPTQRAAYILREAFDYPYDQIAEIVQLSEANVRQLVSRSRKRLADERRETVSTSEQRKLLAAFMEAAQEGNLATLVELLAADAVSYSDGGGIVRATKVELFGAEVIAKVTVGYAGNFWTGASLSFAEFNGGWSAVVARDGEVFMVVSISASSAGIDQIQWLLNPEKLTGFSSPN, encoded by the coding sequence GTGACCACCGACCTGGACGACGCGGCAGTCGACTTCGCCCGCGTGCGGCCGCGCTTGTTCGGGATCGCCTACCGGATGCTGAGCAGCGTCCAGGAGGCGGAGGACCTGGTCCAGGACGTCTGGCTCAAGTGGCAGCCCTACGACCGCGGCACCGTCCGGGAACCGGCCGCCTTCCTGGCCACCATGACGACGCGGCTGGCGATCAACGCGAGCCAGACCGCGCGGGCCCGGCGGGAGACGTACGTCGGGCCGTGGCTGCCCGAGCCGGTCGACACCAGCGCCGACCCGACGCTGGGCGCCGAGCGGGGCGAGGCGCTGGAGCTCGCGATGCTGGTGCTGCTGGAGAAGCTCTCGCCGACCCAGCGGGCGGCGTACATCCTGCGCGAGGCCTTCGACTACCCGTACGACCAGATCGCCGAGATCGTCCAGCTCTCCGAGGCGAACGTGCGCCAGCTGGTCAGCCGGTCGCGCAAACGGCTGGCGGACGAGCGGCGCGAGACGGTCAGCACGAGCGAGCAGCGCAAGCTGCTGGCGGCGTTCATGGAGGCCGCTCAGGAAGGCAACCTGGCCACCCTGGTCGAGCTGCTCGCCGCCGACGCGGTCAGCTACTCCGACGGCGGCGGCATCGTCCGGGCGACCAAGGTCGAGCTGTTCGGCGCCGAGGTCATCGCCAAGGTCACCGTCGGCTACGCGGGTAACTTCTGGACCGGCGCGTCGCTCAGCTTCGCGGAGTTCAACGGCGGCTGGTCGGCCGTCGTCGCCCGCGACGGCGAGGTGTTCATGGTGGTCAGCATCAGTGCCTCGTCCGCCGGGATCGACCAGATCCAGTGGCTGCTCAACCCGGAGAAGCTGACCGGATTCAGCTCGCCGAACTGA
- a CDS encoding HelD family protein produces the protein MPPDDPILQAEKDYLSTSRAALAVMRDKTGSLEIAGADPVNTQFLKAAIWRRMKELEDDPDVPLFFGRLDYLEPTAESFHIGRRHVNDEAGEPLVVDWRADISVPFYRASKTESMGVGSRRRFGFTHGELTAFEDEDLTSSTAVEAHSTILDAEIERPRSGPMRDIVATIQPEQDVIVRAGVEETICVQGAPGTGKTAVGLHRAAYLLYAYRDQLSRAGVLVIGPNASFLRYIGDVLPALGEIEAKQTTVEEMVARVKVAGPGPAALDVLKGDARLAEVLRRAVWSQVQLPKEALVVPRGSHRWRVAAYQAEELITELRTRGIRYGAGRSMLPQRLAHAVLLRMEAAGDSPDDRVQDSVARSRPVKQYADSLWPPIDPAKLLFQLFTDRELLAEHAAGVLTEEEQALLIWDKPARSAGAAKWSVADATLIDEIADLVDRTPSLGHVVLDEAQDLSAMQLRAVGRRCSTGSMTVLGDIAQGTTPWATPSWDEALGHLGKSGAHTEELTAGFRVPGQVIEYAARLLPQIAPHLTPPTAVRRTRGELAITRVPDSLAAAVETVGQVLDRPGSIGLIVPDALVPAARKALQGKGLSFAVLGDEDDLEAPVEVVPAGLAKGLEFDHVVLVEPAGIVAGEADERTGLRRLYVCLTRAVTSLAVLHSEDLPAVLAG, from the coding sequence ATGCCCCCTGACGATCCGATCCTCCAGGCCGAGAAGGACTACCTCAGCACGTCGCGCGCCGCGCTGGCCGTGATGCGCGACAAGACCGGCTCGCTCGAGATCGCCGGCGCCGACCCGGTCAACACCCAGTTCCTGAAGGCCGCGATCTGGCGCCGGATGAAGGAACTCGAGGACGACCCCGACGTACCGCTGTTCTTCGGCCGGCTGGACTACCTCGAGCCCACCGCCGAGAGCTTCCACATCGGCCGCCGGCACGTGAACGACGAGGCCGGCGAACCGCTCGTGGTCGACTGGCGGGCCGACATCTCGGTGCCGTTCTACCGGGCCAGCAAGACCGAGTCGATGGGCGTCGGGAGCCGCCGCCGGTTCGGTTTCACGCACGGCGAGCTGACCGCGTTCGAGGACGAGGACCTGACCAGCTCCACCGCCGTCGAGGCGCACAGCACCATCCTGGACGCCGAGATCGAGCGTCCGCGCTCCGGCCCGATGCGCGACATCGTCGCCACCATCCAGCCCGAGCAGGACGTCATCGTCCGGGCCGGTGTCGAGGAAACGATCTGTGTCCAGGGTGCGCCCGGGACCGGGAAGACCGCGGTCGGCCTGCACCGCGCGGCGTACCTGCTCTACGCGTACCGCGACCAGCTGAGCCGGGCCGGCGTCCTGGTGATCGGCCCGAACGCCAGCTTCCTGCGCTACATCGGCGACGTGCTGCCTGCACTGGGCGAGATCGAGGCGAAGCAGACCACTGTCGAGGAGATGGTGGCTCGGGTGAAGGTCGCCGGGCCGGGTCCGGCCGCCCTCGACGTGCTCAAGGGTGACGCGCGGCTGGCCGAAGTACTGCGCCGGGCGGTCTGGTCCCAGGTCCAGCTGCCCAAGGAAGCCCTGGTGGTCCCCAGGGGATCTCACCGATGGCGGGTCGCGGCGTACCAGGCCGAAGAGCTGATCACCGAGCTACGCACCCGCGGCATCCGGTACGGCGCCGGCCGGTCCATGCTGCCGCAGCGACTCGCGCACGCCGTCCTCCTGCGGATGGAGGCCGCCGGGGACTCCCCCGACGACCGTGTGCAGGACTCGGTGGCCAGAAGCCGGCCCGTGAAGCAGTACGCCGATTCGCTGTGGCCGCCGATCGATCCGGCCAAGCTGCTGTTCCAGTTGTTCACCGATCGGGAGTTGCTCGCCGAACACGCTGCCGGCGTACTGACCGAGGAAGAGCAGGCCCTGCTGATCTGGGACAAGCCGGCCCGGTCGGCGGGCGCCGCGAAGTGGTCCGTCGCCGACGCCACCCTGATCGACGAGATCGCCGACCTGGTCGACCGCACGCCCAGCCTCGGACACGTGGTGCTCGACGAGGCGCAGGACCTGTCCGCCATGCAACTGCGGGCCGTCGGGCGCCGGTGCTCGACCGGCTCGATGACAGTGCTCGGCGACATCGCGCAAGGCACGACCCCGTGGGCGACACCGTCCTGGGACGAGGCACTCGGCCACCTGGGCAAGAGCGGCGCCCACACCGAGGAGCTGACCGCCGGGTTCCGGGTGCCCGGCCAGGTGATCGAGTACGCCGCCCGCCTGCTGCCGCAGATCGCGCCCCACCTAACCCCGCCCACCGCAGTACGGCGTACGCGCGGGGAGCTGGCCATCACCCGGGTGCCCGACAGCCTGGCAGCCGCTGTGGAAACGGTCGGCCAGGTACTGGACCGGCCGGGGTCGATCGGGCTGATCGTTCCTGACGCGCTGGTCCCGGCGGCCCGCAAAGCCCTGCAGGGCAAGGGACTGAGCTTCGCCGTACTGGGCGACGAGGACGACCTCGAAGCACCGGTGGAGGTCGTACCGGCCGGGCTGGCCAAGGGGCTGGAGTTCGACCACGTCGTACTGGTCGAACCGGCCGGGATCGTCGCAGGTGAGGCCGACGAGCGGACCGGGCTGCGGCGGCTGTACGTCTGCCTGACCCGTGCGGTCACCTCACTCGCGGTCCTGCACAGCGAGGACCTCCCTGCCGTTCTCGCCGGCTGA
- a CDS encoding phosphatase PAP2 family protein, with protein MGTQALEQGELAGEDGRAPSGAAPVVWRVVREAVLLATMFLVYTAGRQFAAKHTGSAFDHADELLSWQRWLHLPDEAAIQHAALQVPNLVEGANLYYASVHAPLTAAVLLWLSIWRPKAYPRVRWTIVALTGLALVGHIVFPLAPPRMMPGFVDTGLRFGQSVYGPDASGGVANQFAAMPSLHVGWAALIALAMILITRTRWRWLWLLHPIITIGVVVVTANHYWLDGLVVLVLLGITLPLLLRPGLRSDKPVAAKSVAPELALK; from the coding sequence ATGGGGACACAGGCACTGGAGCAGGGGGAACTGGCCGGGGAGGACGGGCGCGCGCCGTCGGGGGCCGCGCCGGTAGTGTGGCGGGTGGTCCGCGAAGCAGTGCTGCTCGCGACCATGTTCCTGGTCTACACGGCGGGCCGCCAGTTCGCGGCGAAGCACACCGGATCCGCGTTCGACCACGCGGATGAGCTGCTCTCCTGGCAACGATGGCTGCACCTGCCGGACGAGGCAGCGATCCAGCATGCGGCGCTGCAGGTGCCCAACCTGGTCGAGGGAGCGAACCTGTACTACGCCTCGGTGCACGCCCCACTGACCGCCGCGGTCCTGCTCTGGTTGAGCATCTGGCGTCCCAAGGCCTATCCCCGGGTGCGCTGGACGATCGTGGCACTGACCGGCCTCGCGCTGGTCGGGCACATCGTCTTCCCGCTGGCGCCGCCCCGGATGATGCCGGGCTTCGTCGACACCGGGCTGCGGTTCGGCCAGTCGGTCTACGGACCGGACGCCTCGGGCGGAGTGGCCAACCAGTTCGCGGCGATGCCGAGCCTGCACGTCGGCTGGGCCGCCCTGATCGCGCTGGCGATGATCCTGATCACCCGGACGAGATGGCGCTGGCTGTGGCTGCTGCACCCGATCATCACCATCGGCGTGGTGGTCGTGACAGCGAACCACTACTGGCTCGACGGGCTGGTCGTGCTGGTCCTGCTCGGCATCACGCTGCCGCTGCTGCTCCGGCCCGGGCTGCGCAGCGACAAGCCGGTAGCAGCTAAATCAGTCGCTCCGGAGCTTGCACTCAAGTAA
- a CDS encoding DUF1360 domain-containing protein, protein MNAATSTEPSTVGWVGRLKSAAQRQSDGYAPERSLSGYAGAIGVFSAYCAALALAGRATGRRLPDEVRPLDLLVGAAAVFRFSKLVSRNTVTSPIRAPFTQYSGPGGPAETIDEARGDGARRVVGELITCPFCLSVWTATTYTAGLVLFPRATRTAAAGLAVLTGADLLQLSSTALTRVATGDDD, encoded by the coding sequence ATGAACGCAGCGACGAGTACCGAGCCGTCGACGGTGGGCTGGGTCGGGCGGCTGAAGAGCGCGGCCCAGCGGCAGAGTGACGGCTACGCGCCAGAGCGCTCGCTCAGCGGATACGCGGGAGCGATCGGCGTCTTCTCGGCGTACTGCGCGGCGCTCGCGCTGGCCGGCCGGGCGACGGGACGGCGGCTGCCCGACGAGGTGCGGCCGCTGGACCTCCTGGTCGGCGCCGCGGCGGTGTTCCGGTTCAGCAAGCTGGTCTCCAGGAACACCGTCACCAGCCCGATCCGCGCCCCGTTCACCCAGTACTCCGGTCCGGGTGGCCCTGCCGAGACCATCGACGAGGCCCGCGGCGACGGCGCTCGCCGGGTGGTCGGCGAGCTGATCACCTGCCCCTTCTGCCTGTCGGTGTGGACGGCGACGACGTACACGGCCGGACTGGTCCTCTTCCCACGAGCCACCCGCACTGCCGCCGCGGGGCTGGCCGTGCTGACCGGAGCCGACCTGCTGCAACTCTCGTCGACGGCTCTCACCCGCGTCGCGACCGGAGATGACGACTGA
- a CDS encoding DNA repair helicase XPB — MTDGPLIVQSDKTLLLETAHPESGDCRKAIAPFAELERAPEHVHTYRLTPLGLWNARAAGHDAEQVIDVLLRYSRYPVPHSLLVDIAETLDRYGRLRLEKHPEHGLVLVTTDRPVLEEVLRSAKVKPMLGDRIDDDTVAVHPSERGHLKQTLLKIGWPAEDLAGYVDGEAHKIDLIKDGWDLRPYQQQATDAFWHGGSGVVVLPCGAGKTIVGAAAMAQASATTLILVTNTVSARQWKDELLKRTTLTEEEIGEYSGARKEIRPVTIATYQVMTTRRKGVYTHLELLDARDWGLIVYDEVHLLPAPIFRMTADLQTRRRIGLTATLVREDGREGDVFSLIGPKRYDAPWKDIEAQGWIAPADCVEVRVDLEQTERFVYATAEPEDRYRLAASTPAKSRLVRRIAEHHKGEPMLVIGQYIDQLDELGERLECPVIKGETTVKERQRLFQAFRTGEIDRLVVSKVANFSIDLPEASVAVQVSGTFGSRQEEAQRLGRVLRPKGDGRTARFYSIVARDTVDADFAAHRQRFLAEQGYAYTIVDAENLFA, encoded by the coding sequence GTGACCGACGGGCCGTTGATCGTTCAGTCCGACAAGACCTTGCTGCTGGAGACCGCTCATCCGGAATCGGGCGACTGCCGCAAGGCGATCGCGCCGTTCGCGGAGCTGGAGCGGGCGCCGGAGCACGTGCACACCTACCGGCTGACGCCGCTGGGCCTGTGGAACGCTCGTGCCGCCGGGCACGACGCGGAGCAGGTGATCGACGTACTGCTGCGCTACAGCCGCTACCCGGTCCCCCACTCGCTCCTGGTCGACATCGCCGAGACACTCGACCGGTACGGGCGCCTCCGGCTGGAGAAGCACCCCGAGCACGGCCTGGTCCTGGTGACCACCGACCGGCCGGTGCTGGAGGAGGTGCTCCGTTCTGCGAAGGTCAAGCCGATGCTGGGCGACCGGATCGACGACGACACCGTGGCGGTGCACCCGTCCGAGCGCGGGCACCTGAAGCAGACCCTGCTGAAGATCGGCTGGCCGGCCGAGGACCTGGCCGGGTACGTCGACGGCGAAGCGCACAAGATCGACCTGATCAAGGACGGCTGGGACCTCCGGCCGTACCAGCAGCAGGCGACCGACGCGTTCTGGCACGGCGGCTCCGGCGTCGTCGTGCTGCCCTGTGGTGCCGGCAAGACGATCGTCGGCGCGGCCGCGATGGCGCAGGCGTCGGCGACCACGCTGATCCTGGTGACCAACACGGTCTCGGCCCGGCAGTGGAAGGACGAACTGCTCAAGCGCACCACCCTGACCGAGGAGGAGATCGGCGAGTACTCCGGCGCGCGCAAGGAGATCCGCCCGGTCACCATCGCGACGTACCAGGTGATGACGACCCGGCGGAAGGGCGTCTACACGCACCTGGAGCTGCTGGACGCCCGCGACTGGGGCCTGATCGTGTACGACGAGGTGCACCTGCTGCCGGCGCCGATCTTCCGGATGACGGCGGACCTGCAGACCCGGCGGCGGATCGGGCTGACCGCGACGCTGGTCCGCGAGGACGGCCGCGAGGGTGACGTCTTCTCGCTGATCGGGCCCAAGCGGTACGACGCGCCCTGGAAGGACATCGAGGCGCAGGGCTGGATCGCGCCGGCCGACTGTGTCGAGGTGCGGGTCGACCTGGAGCAGACCGAGCGGTTCGTCTACGCCACCGCCGAGCCGGAGGACCGGTACCGGCTGGCCGCCTCGACCCCGGCCAAGTCCCGTCTGGTCCGCCGGATCGCCGAGCACCACAAGGGCGAGCCGATGCTGGTGATCGGTCAGTACATCGACCAGCTCGACGAGCTCGGTGAGCGGCTGGAGTGCCCGGTGATCAAGGGCGAGACGACGGTGAAGGAGCGGCAGCGCCTCTTCCAGGCGTTCCGCACCGGCGAGATCGACCGGCTGGTGGTCAGCAAGGTCGCCAACTTCTCCATCGACCTGCCGGAGGCGTCCGTCGCCGTCCAGGTCTCGGGCACCTTCGGTTCCCGGCAGGAAGAGGCCCAGCGCCTCGGCCGCGTACTCCGGCCGAAGGGTGACGGCCGCACTGCCCGCTTCTACTCGATCGTCGCCCGCGACACCGTCGACGCCGATTTCGCCGCCCACCGGCAGCGCTTCCTGGCCGAGCAGGGCTACGCGTACACGATCGTCGACGCCGAGAACCTCTTCGCCTGA